The Treponema medium genome has a window encoding:
- a CDS encoding TetR/AcrR family transcriptional regulator, whose translation MANGDFDFTHKKILECGKKIFKEKGFEKANLREICAQAGVTTGAFYGHFEDKEALFSELVQPVITDVEYHYSLIKRQSFTMYKKETVITKQTIESILDLKLKGAIGMVSYFFDNKDIFELLAFCSYGTKHEHFLDEIIEKEDENHLKILEMIHGKKKAAQVITKKGIHLLNHAYLYALSEVAVHCETKEEAERNAYLIADFFNEGWKKMRTV comes from the coding sequence ATGGCAAACGGAGATTTCGACTTTACACATAAGAAAATACTGGAATGCGGGAAAAAGATTTTCAAAGAAAAGGGCTTTGAAAAAGCCAATCTGCGGGAAATCTGTGCGCAGGCAGGCGTTACGACTGGAGCTTTTTACGGTCATTTTGAAGACAAAGAAGCTCTTTTTTCCGAATTGGTGCAGCCGGTTATTACCGATGTTGAATACCATTATAGCTTAATCAAACGACAAAGCTTTACAATGTACAAAAAAGAAACGGTAATCACAAAACAAACAATCGAATCCATCCTTGATTTAAAACTAAAGGGAGCCATTGGTATGGTGTCCTATTTTTTTGATAACAAAGATATTTTCGAGCTCTTGGCGTTTTGTTCTTATGGAACAAAACATGAGCATTTTTTAGATGAAATAATAGAAAAAGAAGATGAAAATCACCTGAAAATCTTAGAGATGATTCACGGAAAAAAGAAAGCAGCCCAAGTAATCACCAAAAAAGGCATTCACTTACTGAACCATGCGTACCTGTATGCGCTATCGGAAGTTGCCGTTCATTGTGAAACAAAAGAAGAAGCCGAACGCAACGCCTATTTAATTGCGGACTTCTTTAATGAAGGCTGGAAAAAAATGCGCACGGTTTAA